The sequence below is a genomic window from Lujinxingia litoralis.
CGGTGGGCTCGTCGCAACGAAGGCCTTCATAGCCCTGCTCGCACACGCACTCGGCGATCCCCTCGTCGTTGGTTTCGCACTGGCCCTGCTCGCCACAGTCGAGCTCAACCTCCTCGCAGCTCCCCTCACAGACGCCGCAGTCCACAACCCCGCCGCAGCCGTTATCCACCCCGCCGCAGACGCCCTCGGTGCAAGCCTGCTCCGGGGTCAAACAGACCTCGATGGGCTCGCCGCAACGAAGGCCCTCATAGCCCTCCTCGCACACGCACTCCGCGATCCCCTCGTCGTTGGTTTCGCACTGGCCCTGCTCGCCACAGTCGAGTTCAACCTCCTCGCAGCTCCCCTCACAGACGCCGCAGTCCACAACCCCGCCGCAGAGGTCATCGACCCCGCCGCAGACACCCTCGGTGCAGGCCTGAGCCTCGCTCAAGCAGCTATCCTCCGGGAGGCAGTAGGGCCCGACGTACCCCTCCTCACACACACATTGGGCCAATCCTTCTGCGTCATCTTGGCACTGGCCATGCTCGCCGCACTCCAGCTCCACGTCATTGCAGCTCCCCTCACACGACCCGCAATTGACCATCCCGCCGCAGCGATCATCGACCCCGCCGCAGACACCCTCGGTGCAGGCCTCCAGCACCGTGAGGCATTGCCCGTCCCGGGGCGGGCACTCCGGCACCCCCACAGCCTGCCCGCGTCCCCCCTGAACGACGTAACGATCATCGCAGTGATCTTGCATTCCCGTTTCGTCCTGACACCCCATCACCCCGGCCACCAACGCCACCAGGGTCACAAGACATCCACTCCATCGTCCCAGTTTCGTGCTCATCACATCCTCCATCTACACACTTGCATCACTAGAACATTCTCAACTTCGTACCGCGGCATTTACCTACGACGGGGTACTACTCGGCCTGCGTGACGTCCTCTTCGATCGTCACGCTGCGCTCGGCGGGAATGGGCTCCCCATCGACCGAGACGATGTGAAATTCCACACGTCGGTTTCGCGCCATGCCTTCGATCGTTTCGTTGCTGGCAATCGGACGGCTTTGTCCCAGCCCCAACGACACCAGACGCTGGGGCGACACACCAAAGCCGATCAGCTCTTTCACAACCGCCGCCGCGCGACGCTCGGAGAGGCGCAGATTGTAGGCCTCCGACGCACGGGAGTCGGTATGCCCCTCCACGCGAATACGCGTAAGCTGGGGATTGTCCTGCAAAACGCCGGCAATCCTGGCGACCAACCACCGCGATTCGGCCTTGATCGTCGCTTCATTGGTATCGAAGAAGATGTTCTCATTGACCTCGATCGTCCGCTCTCGGACGACCACCACCTCGGGTTCGGGCTCAGGCTCGGGCTCCACCACCGGCTCGGGCTCCACCACCGGTTCGGGCTCGGGCTCGGGCTCGGGTTCGGGTTCGGGCTCAGGAGCGGTGACGACCTCCTCCTTCTCCACAATCTCCACCGCCGTGGGACGACATCCCTCCGGATCATCCTCACACGAGGTCAGCACCGGCCCCTCCTCAAGCTCCGAGACAGGCTGCGACGGGCGGAAAATCACGCTCGCAAAAACGCGGAAATTCGGAGAACCCACGCTCGGCGTCAGTCCCCCGCCCCCGCCGACCTCGGTCGTAAAGTCCGGGGTCAGGTAGTAGCGCAGACCCACCAGGGCTTCGGCCGGGTTGTTCCGCGACAA
It includes:
- a CDS encoding OmpA family protein, which encodes MWQKSVGCCVGMMVVCGTSLAWAQEGGFDVETFEPMAGATSTTLNLSSSEVLGHQQFAVGMMLHMADGALRVYDQQAGEFIEGVDYQFKGELLAGVGLWDRAEVGLALPVALVQSGEGISAGTNFSGASLADLRLMAKYALLRQGENSPVGLALQGQVWVPVGDEATYNSDGKVRVEPRVAMDWSHGGWRVGANLAYRYRPTREVYNYVGTSAVRWGVGGEAPLWKDRLAFITSIFGDVATQQVELSRNNPAEALVGLRYYLTPDFTTEVGGGGGLTPSVGSPNFRVFASVIFRPSQPVSELEEGPVLTSCEDDPEGCRPTAVEIVEKEEVVTAPEPEPEPEPEPEPEPVVEPEPVVEPEPEPEPEVVVVRERTIEVNENIFFDTNEATIKAESRWLVARIAGVLQDNPQLTRIRVEGHTDSRASEAYNLRLSERRAAAVVKELIGFGVSPQRLVSLGLGQSRPIASNETIEGMARNRRVEFHIVSVDGEPIPAERSVTIEEDVTQAE